One window of Pieris rapae chromosome 14, ilPieRapa1.1, whole genome shotgun sequence genomic DNA carries:
- the LOC111000482 gene encoding uncharacterized protein LOC111000482, translating to MRQKGHGSSCGVSLRAKCLVIGYFCLFASLVNVISHFVIVSIMTRGFVCDINEESVQLINWTWLEPFLFVVNMGTHGFYPYPLLLRPYAEAFDNTPLGAELKCDTSLTHVSGANILYFFINTSWFIFVLSYIVAIYKNEVIPIRMFYLWTLLKIGVQILFLAYQPGSIRFRSDTVSFLEHSGFGNLLDIVLGCLCVLLIRKYANELALELVVWIVKKPPTYEECLKNSKTEDKQEAIITIEKPKYATSSI from the exons ATGAGGCAAAAAGGGCATGGCAGCTCTTGTGGCGTTAGTCTACGGGCTAAGTGCCTAGTCATAGGATATTTCTGTTTG tttgcCAGTCTGGTGAATGTCATATCCCACTTTGTGATTGTGAGCATTATGACACGTGGTTTCGTTTGCGATATAAATGAAGAAAGC gtacaactaataaattggaCATGGTTAGAGCCGTTTTTATTTGTCGTCAACATGGGAACTCATGGCTTCTACCCCTACCCACTTCTTCTTCGGCCATATGCTGAAGCATTTGACAATACGCCGCTCGGAGCAGAACTGAAATGTGACACATCATTGACCCATGTCTCCGGCGCTAACATATTGTActtctttataaatacatcttggtttatatttgtattaagttatattgtcgctatatataaa AATGAGGTTATACCAATTCGCATGTTCTATTTGTGGACCTTATTGAAGATCGGGGTGCAGATATTGTTTTTGGCGTACCAGCCTGGTAGTATAAGATTCAGAAGCGATACTGTAAGCTTCCTAGAACACAGTGGCTTTGGGAACCTATTGGATATTG TATTGGGTTGCCTTTGCGTcctattaataagaaaatacgcCAATGAACTGGCACTGGAACTAGTGGTTTGGATCGTGAAGAAACCACCTACTTACGAGGAGTGTCTCAAAAACTCAAAGACAGAAGATAAGCAAGAAGCAATTATAACTATCGAAAAACCCAAATATGCCACGTCTTCCATTTAA